The following are encoded in a window of Thermococcus sp. MV5 genomic DNA:
- a CDS encoding DNA-directed DNA polymerase II large subunit, whose translation MEIYSENMKKYFDSLQREINKAYEIAQKARSQGRDPSKEIEVPQATDMAGRVESLVGPKRVAERIRTLVKEYGKELAALKIVDEIIEGRFGKFESKEKLADQSVRTALAILTEGIVSAPLEGIADVKIKKNPDGTEYLAIYYAGPIRSSGGTAQALSVLVGDYVRKKLGLDRFKPTEEHIERYVEEIDLYHRAVTRLQYHPSADEVRLAVRNIPIEITGETTDNVEVSHRNVPGVETNYLRGGAILVIAEGVLQKAKKLIKYIDKMGIEGWEWLKESVEAKEKGKTENKEEKSTTNEKTEQYLEETGITIKKGFYYELYEKFKASIAPNTKYTKEIIGGRPLFAEPSTNGGFRLRYGRSRVSGFATWSVNPAVMIMVDEFLAVGTQMKTERPGKGSIATPASTIEGPIVKLKDGSVVRVDDYYKALELKNQVEEILYLGDALIAFGDFVENNQTLLPANYVEEWWIQEFVEAVNKIYEVELKPFQENDKEMVEEAADYLDLDPNFLAKLLYDPLRIKPSIEEAIHLSRILRIPLHPYYTLYWNTLTVEELITLQNALVNATIEWDEYRGLKYARKLEISLHSLGNAKRYLELLGVEHKVEGDIVIVEYPWAAALLIPLTNLEKKLEFREFYTPIDLINEISEIKLRDRGISWIGARMGRPEKAKERKMKPPVHVLFPIGLAGGNSRDIYKAAQEGKTSEVEIAHFKCTNCGHVDIFPRCPQCGSDAKLLYHCPKCDFESILDTTCPKCDIEMKAYKKRRINPSELLNQAMKNVGIYTLDKLKGVMGMSSAHKIPEPLEKGILRARNDVYVFKDGTIRFDATDAPITHFKPKEIGVSVERLQELGYTHDFEGKPLVSEDQILELKVQDIILSKEAGKYLVRVAKFIDDLLEKFYGLPRFYNVEKMEDLIGHLVIGLAPHTSAGIIGRIIGFVDALVGYAHPYYHAAKRRNCFPGDTKILVQINGVPQRITLKELYELFEEESYENMAYVKKKPKADVKVYSFDKKSGNVVLTDIEDVIKAPSTDHLIRFELELGRSFETTIDHPVLVYENGKFVEKRALEVKEGDLILIPKLKFSEEDIEHIDLLKEFANEKFKKLWDRIMVRGIVEWLMKIGVKINYNYVKGNSIPLTILLEILKEKGLSLEDIPDCHIGFKRDKVRIKRFVPINPLLKVLGYYLSEGYARKSDSVYQLSFSIADKETKEDLKRSLREAFGDGFGIYEREEKVTVGSRVLYLLFTEILQAGKDAYTKRVPPMIFRLSKKKVATMLRAYFEGDGSTLRTVPRVVVYSVNKPLLEDIETLLLAKFGIRGYYTVDKNANRGNARSRLYHLKRSNKPPISKVYTLNIAGEYYHRFFKEIGFISERKNSIYNLHKNKNRHHDRYTSENGWLVKVKRIEYLKHVDDFVFSLNAKQYHTVIINENIVTHQCDGDEDSVMLLLDALLNFSKYYLPEKRGGKMDAPLVVTTRLDPREVDSEVHNMDIARYYPLEFYNATYELKSPKELTGTIERVEDRLGKPEMYEGLKFTHDTDDIALGPKMSLYKQLGDMVDKVSRQLALAERIRAVNEHHVAETIINSHIVPDLRGNLRSFTRQEFRCVKCNTKYRRPPLSGKCTKCGGKIVLTVSKGAIEKYLPTAKMLVTKYSVIDYTRQRICLTEKDIKILFQNVFPETQRTLLALSHKDICEKMIAKRTGRAVKNNGYLDELRENGKYKRTEKESSTFKPQPPRSEKKEIKKSKKKKEGKKVISLEDFFS comes from the coding sequence ATGGAAATTTACAGTGAGAACATGAAAAAATACTTTGACTCTTTACAAAGAGAGATTAATAAAGCCTATGAAATAGCTCAAAAAGCCCGTTCTCAGGGAAGAGATCCCTCAAAAGAGATTGAAGTTCCCCAAGCAACGGATATGGCTGGAAGAGTTGAGAGTCTTGTAGGGCCTAAAAGAGTTGCGGAGAGAATAAGAACACTTGTAAAAGAATATGGAAAAGAACTTGCTGCCTTGAAAATTGTTGACGAGATAATAGAAGGGAGATTTGGAAAATTTGAGAGTAAAGAAAAACTTGCTGATCAATCCGTTAGAACAGCCTTGGCTATCCTCACAGAGGGTATTGTTTCTGCACCACTAGAGGGAATCGCAGATGTTAAAATAAAGAAAAATCCCGATGGCACAGAGTACCTTGCTATTTATTATGCAGGGCCTATTAGAAGTAGTGGCGGTACTGCTCAAGCTCTTAGTGTTCTTGTTGGAGATTATGTTAGGAAAAAACTTGGCCTAGATAGATTCAAACCTACTGAAGAACACATTGAGAGGTATGTAGAGGAAATAGACCTATATCACAGAGCCGTTACAAGACTTCAATATCATCCCTCAGCAGACGAAGTCCGTCTCGCAGTTAGAAACATACCAATAGAAATAACTGGGGAAACTACCGACAATGTTGAAGTTAGCCACAGAAACGTTCCAGGAGTCGAAACAAACTACCTAAGGGGAGGTGCAATTTTAGTTATTGCAGAAGGTGTTCTCCAGAAAGCAAAAAAATTAATCAAATACATTGACAAAATGGGGATAGAAGGATGGGAATGGTTAAAAGAATCTGTCGAAGCAAAAGAAAAGGGTAAAACTGAAAATAAGGAAGAAAAAAGTACAACCAATGAAAAAACAGAACAATACTTGGAAGAAACAGGTATAACAATCAAGAAAGGCTTTTATTATGAACTCTACGAGAAATTTAAAGCAAGTATAGCGCCAAATACAAAATATACAAAAGAGATTATTGGAGGAAGACCATTATTTGCAGAACCTTCCACCAATGGAGGCTTTAGGCTCCGGTATGGCAGAAGCAGGGTAAGTGGATTTGCAACCTGGTCTGTGAATCCCGCAGTTATGATAATGGTAGATGAATTTCTAGCAGTAGGGACCCAGATGAAAACAGAGAGACCTGGAAAAGGTTCTATTGCCACGCCTGCAAGTACAATTGAAGGACCTATAGTTAAGTTAAAGGATGGAAGCGTCGTACGAGTTGATGATTATTACAAAGCCCTAGAGCTCAAAAATCAAGTAGAGGAGATACTCTATCTGGGTGATGCTCTTATAGCCTTTGGAGATTTTGTTGAGAACAATCAAACACTTTTACCTGCTAACTATGTTGAAGAGTGGTGGATACAAGAGTTTGTAGAGGCAGTTAACAAAATTTATGAGGTTGAACTGAAACCATTCCAAGAGAATGATAAAGAGATGGTAGAAGAAGCGGCCGATTATTTAGATCTTGATCCTAACTTCTTAGCAAAACTTCTCTATGACCCACTTAGAATCAAGCCTTCTATTGAAGAAGCTATTCATCTCTCCCGCATATTAAGAATACCCCTACACCCATATTATACTCTTTACTGGAACACACTCACCGTGGAGGAACTGATAACACTTCAAAATGCACTGGTAAATGCCACCATCGAGTGGGATGAGTACAGAGGGCTTAAATATGCAAGAAAACTTGAAATAAGCCTCCACTCTCTAGGCAATGCAAAACGTTACCTGGAGCTCCTTGGAGTAGAGCACAAAGTAGAAGGGGATATTGTAATCGTTGAATATCCCTGGGCTGCTGCACTTCTAATACCTTTGACAAATTTGGAGAAAAAACTTGAGTTTAGGGAATTTTACACCCCAATAGACCTCATAAATGAGATAAGTGAGATTAAACTGAGAGATAGAGGGATAAGCTGGATAGGTGCAAGAATGGGAAGACCCGAAAAGGCAAAGGAGAGAAAAATGAAACCCCCTGTTCATGTTCTTTTCCCAATTGGTCTAGCTGGGGGAAATTCAAGAGACATCTACAAGGCTGCTCAAGAAGGTAAAACATCCGAAGTAGAAATTGCTCACTTTAAGTGCACCAACTGTGGCCATGTGGATATCTTCCCTCGTTGCCCCCAGTGCGGGAGTGATGCAAAGCTTCTCTATCACTGCCCTAAGTGTGACTTTGAATCTATTTTAGATACTACCTGTCCAAAGTGTGACATAGAAATGAAAGCATACAAAAAGAGAAGGATAAACCCATCAGAACTCTTAAACCAAGCAATGAAAAATGTTGGAATTTATACCCTCGATAAGCTCAAAGGCGTAATGGGTATGAGTTCCGCTCATAAAATACCAGAGCCCCTTGAGAAAGGAATATTACGAGCAAGAAATGATGTATATGTATTCAAAGATGGAACAATAAGGTTCGACGCAACTGATGCGCCTATAACCCACTTTAAACCTAAGGAAATAGGAGTCAGCGTAGAGAGACTTCAAGAACTGGGTTATACTCACGACTTCGAAGGAAAGCCCCTTGTAAGCGAAGACCAAATCCTTGAACTTAAAGTTCAAGACATAATCCTCTCAAAGGAAGCTGGAAAATATCTTGTTAGAGTTGCCAAGTTTATAGATGATCTTCTCGAAAAGTTTTATGGTCTACCAAGGTTTTATAATGTTGAAAAAATGGAAGATCTAATAGGTCATCTCGTTATAGGTTTAGCCCCCCACACCTCAGCTGGAATTATAGGAAGGATTATTGGTTTTGTTGATGCTTTAGTAGGTTATGCTCATCCGTATTACCATGCAGCGAAGAGAAGAAACTGCTTCCCTGGAGACACGAAGATATTAGTACAGATTAATGGCGTCCCCCAAAGGATAACTCTTAAAGAGCTCTACGAACTTTTTGAAGAAGAGAGCTATGAAAACATGGCATACGTCAAGAAAAAACCAAAAGCTGATGTAAAAGTTTACTCTTTCGACAAAAAAAGTGGAAATGTTGTTTTAACAGATATTGAGGATGTCATAAAGGCCCCTTCAACAGATCACTTGATCCGCTTTGAGCTTGAGCTTGGCAGGAGCTTTGAGACAACAATTGACCATCCAGTGCTTGTCTACGAGAACGGAAAGTTCGTGGAGAAGAGGGCTCTCGAGGTTAAAGAAGGAGATTTAATACTCATCCCCAAGTTGAAGTTTTCCGAAGAAGATATCGAGCACATAGATCTCCTTAAAGAATTCGCCAATGAGAAATTCAAGAAGCTTTGGGACAGGATAATGGTTCGTGGGATAGTCGAATGGCTCATGAAAATTGGTGTTAAAATTAACTACAACTACGTAAAAGGAAATTCCATACCCTTAACCATTCTTCTTGAGATTTTAAAAGAAAAGGGGCTGTCGCTCGAAGACATACCGGACTGTCATATTGGCTTTAAGCGAGATAAAGTTAGAATAAAGCGCTTTGTTCCTATTAATCCACTCCTTAAGGTTCTTGGTTACTACCTCTCCGAAGGTTACGCAAGGAAGAGCGACAGCGTTTATCAGCTGAGCTTCTCTATAGCAGATAAAGAAACAAAAGAAGACCTTAAGAGATCTCTTAGAGAAGCTTTTGGCGATGGTTTTGGCATCTACGAGCGTGAAGAAAAAGTTACAGTAGGATCTCGTGTTCTTTACCTTTTATTCACAGAGATTCTTCAGGCGGGAAAGGATGCATACACAAAGCGTGTTCCCCCTATGATCTTCAGATTGTCGAAGAAGAAAGTCGCAACGATGCTCAGAGCGTACTTTGAGGGAGATGGAAGTACTCTCAGAACGGTTCCCCGGGTGGTAGTTTACAGTGTTAACAAGCCTTTACTTGAGGACATCGAAACATTACTCCTTGCAAAGTTTGGAATAAGGGGATATTATACGGTAGACAAAAACGCAAACCGGGGTAATGCTCGCAGTAGGCTCTATCATCTCAAAAGAAGCAACAAACCACCGATTTCGAAAGTCTATACCCTCAATATTGCTGGTGAGTATTACCACAGGTTTTTTAAGGAGATTGGTTTCATAAGCGAGCGAAAGAACTCGATTTATAACCTCCACAAAAACAAAAACAGGCATCATGATAGATATACCTCCGAAAATGGCTGGTTGGTAAAGGTCAAACGTATTGAGTACCTTAAACATGTAGATGATTTTGTATTCTCATTAAACGCTAAACAGTACCATACTGTTATAATTAATGAGAACATAGTAACACACCAATGTGATGGTGACGAAGATAGTGTTATGCTTTTACTCGATGCATTGCTCAATTTCAGTAAATACTATCTCCCAGAGAAACGCGGTGGAAAAATGGATGCTCCATTGGTCGTTACTACCCGACTTGATCCAAGAGAAGTGGATAGTGAAGTCCACAACATGGACATAGCTAGATACTACCCACTCGAATTTTATAATGCTACTTACGAACTCAAATCCCCCAAAGAGCTAACTGGAACTATAGAACGAGTAGAAGATCGCTTAGGAAAGCCTGAGATGTATGAAGGACTAAAATTCACTCATGATACAGACGATATAGCTCTTGGTCCAAAGATGAGTCTCTACAAGCAATTGGGAGATATGGTTGACAAAGTTAGTCGACAACTAGCTTTGGCCGAAAGGATAAGGGCTGTTAATGAGCATCACGTCGCAGAAACCATAATAAACTCTCATATAGTGCCCGATTTAAGAGGAAACCTTAGGAGCTTCACAAGACAAGAATTCAGATGTGTAAAGTGTAATACTAAGTATAGAAGGCCCCCATTAAGTGGTAAATGTACAAAATGTGGAGGCAAAATAGTTCTAACTGTCTCAAAGGGAGCTATCGAGAAGTATTTGCCTACTGCAAAAATGTTGGTTACAAAATATAGTGTTATTGACTATACAAGACAGAGAATCTGTCTCACTGAAAAGGACATTAAAATATTGTTCCAAAATGTCTTCCCGGAGACTCAAAGAACCCTCCTGGCCCTAAGCCATAAGGATATATGTGAGAAAATGATAGCCAAGAGAACTGGAAGAGCTGTGAAAAATAATGGATATCTTGATGAACTTAGAGAGAATGGAAAATACAAAAGAACCGAAAAAGAATCATCAACATTTAAGCCTCAACCGCCTAGAAGTGAGAAAAAGGAAATTAAAAAGTCCAAGAAGAAAAAAGAAGGAAAGAAAGTAATTAGCTTGGAAGACTTCTTCTCCTAA
- a CDS encoding DNA-directed DNA polymerase II small subunit — protein sequence MDELVRELISNNYLITPPAYFLLSEYYKKGFTLPELIKFAKSKGTFIIDEITAEEFLKSKEIISAPSHLEKFLSTKEKPKEAGEVQEKTTRKLEETAYEVSKTPSGPIEAKSVSTDIEEVIETSFPSEESEVIEEPRSLEETMLPETVEEVEEISTEIEGPQEIAETFESENNGEENGEIKRKIIFEEYGVPIVAEEEEIPEVKKAYSVYDDFKVSPKEGFEFLAKSIKSEFNIKFDVRKVKITPPKAKSGTTKEGEIIVKVYENYFKSRLKKMRRILRENPEVSGVIDIGKLSYINPEGDITIIGLINSKRETRNGYMFEVEDNTGIIKVFIGRDKEDYAKAFEIVPDSVIAFKGRYSNRGIFFADRIYLPDVPLYKKEKPPLEEKVYAVLISDIHVGSNEFCEKAFMKFIEWLNGHVNSKAEEEIVSRIKYLIIAGDVVDGIGIYPGQYNELNIPDIFDQYEALANLLSNVPEHITMFIGPGNHDAARTALPQPEFYKEYAKPLYELKNAIIISNPAVIDLHGREFLIVHGRGIEDIVSHIPNMSHHHPVKPMLELLKLRHVAPTFGAKVPIAPDSEDLLVIESVPDLVQMGHVHVLDYQIYRGVFLINSGTWQAQTEFQKMVNIVPTPAKVPIIDVETARLRMIVDFTKWCDV from the coding sequence ATGGATGAACTGGTGAGGGAGTTAATATCAAACAACTACCTAATAACTCCCCCAGCATATTTTCTTTTATCTGAATACTATAAAAAAGGGTTTACCCTCCCTGAACTCATAAAATTTGCAAAATCAAAAGGAACATTTATAATTGATGAAATAACGGCTGAGGAGTTTCTGAAATCTAAGGAAATAATTAGTGCTCCAAGTCATTTAGAAAAGTTTCTATCCACTAAAGAGAAGCCCAAAGAAGCTGGAGAGGTTCAAGAAAAAACTACAAGAAAGCTTGAAGAAACTGCATATGAAGTTTCAAAAACTCCAAGTGGTCCTATTGAGGCTAAAAGTGTAAGTACAGATATAGAGGAAGTCATTGAAACATCATTTCCTTCCGAAGAAAGTGAAGTTATAGAAGAACCTAGAAGTCTCGAAGAAACAATGCTTCCTGAGACCGTAGAAGAAGTTGAGGAAATATCAACAGAGATCGAAGGACCACAAGAAATCGCAGAAACTTTTGAAAGCGAGAATAATGGCGAAGAAAATGGAGAAATAAAAAGAAAAATCATTTTTGAAGAATATGGCGTGCCTATAGTTGCTGAGGAAGAAGAAATCCCAGAAGTGAAAAAAGCCTATTCTGTCTACGATGATTTCAAAGTTTCTCCAAAGGAAGGGTTTGAATTCCTAGCGAAGTCAATAAAATCCGAGTTTAATATTAAATTTGATGTACGAAAAGTCAAGATCACACCCCCAAAGGCTAAAAGCGGGACTACCAAAGAAGGAGAGATTATAGTAAAAGTTTATGAGAACTATTTTAAAAGCAGGTTAAAAAAGATGAGAAGAATTCTTCGTGAGAACCCTGAAGTTTCGGGAGTTATTGATATTGGAAAACTCAGCTACATCAACCCAGAAGGGGATATCACAATAATCGGCCTTATAAACTCAAAAAGAGAAACACGAAACGGATATATGTTTGAAGTGGAAGATAACACTGGAATAATAAAAGTATTTATCGGAAGAGACAAAGAAGATTACGCAAAGGCTTTTGAGATTGTGCCTGATAGTGTCATTGCATTTAAAGGAAGATACTCAAATAGAGGGATCTTCTTCGCAGACAGGATTTACTTGCCTGATGTCCCACTCTACAAAAAAGAGAAACCTCCTCTAGAAGAGAAGGTATATGCTGTTCTAATAAGTGACATTCACGTAGGTAGCAACGAATTCTGTGAAAAGGCATTTATGAAATTTATAGAATGGCTTAATGGACATGTGAATAGCAAAGCAGAAGAGGAAATAGTCAGCAGGATAAAATACCTTATAATAGCTGGAGATGTAGTTGATGGAATCGGTATATATCCAGGCCAGTATAATGAGCTTAATATTCCGGATATTTTTGACCAATACGAAGCTCTTGCAAATCTTCTTTCAAATGTTCCCGAACATATTACTATGTTTATAGGACCTGGAAATCACGATGCTGCAAGAACCGCTTTACCCCAACCGGAATTCTACAAAGAGTACGCAAAACCTCTTTATGAGTTAAAAAATGCCATTATAATAAGCAACCCAGCAGTAATTGATCTTCATGGTAGAGAATTTTTAATAGTTCACGGTAGGGGAATAGAGGATATTGTTAGCCATATTCCTAATATGAGCCATCACCATCCGGTAAAACCCATGCTAGAACTCCTAAAACTTAGACACGTTGCACCCACTTTCGGGGCAAAAGTTCCTATAGCTCCCGATTCCGAGGATCTACTTGTGATTGAAAGTGTTCCAGACCTAGTACAAATGGGCCACGTTCACGTTCTTGATTACCAGATCTATAGAGGGGTATTCCTAATAAATTCTGGAACATGGCAAGCCCAAACTGAGTTCCAGAAGATGGTTAACATAGTTCCTACACCAGCAAAAGTGCCAATCATAGATGTAGAAACTGCCAGGCTAAGAATGATAGTTGATTTTACTAAATGGTGTGACGTTTGA
- a CDS encoding ORC1-type DNA replication protein, with translation MLQEGQTDLNSLFEKYMHNERIFKNKDVLRHSYTPKELPHRREQIETLVHILVPVLRGETPSNIFVYGKTGTGKTVTVRYVTDDLMKISQKYNIPVDVIYLNCEIVDTQYRVLANIVNHFKDESKIEVPLVGWPTDEVYTQLKKVVDMKERFVIIVLDEIDKLVKKSGDDILYSLTRINTELTKAKVSIIGISNDLRFKEYLDPRVLSSLSEEEVVFPPYDANQLRDILMQRAQEAFYDGVLDDAVVPLCAALAAREHGDARRALDLLRVSGEIAEREMSPKVTERHVWKAQEKIEQDTMEEVIKTLPLHSKILLYAIVLLDENGELPANTGDVYSVYKDLCDYLDLEPLTQRRISDLINELDMLGIVNAKVVSKGRYGRTKEIRLNVTPYKVKNIYRFEETLRPLISVSMLKQRRLFYG, from the coding sequence ATGTTACAGGAAGGACAAACTGATCTCAATTCACTTTTTGAAAAATATATGCACAATGAAAGAATATTTAAAAATAAAGATGTATTGCGACATAGTTACACACCTAAAGAACTCCCACATAGACGAGAACAAATAGAAACTCTTGTACACATCTTAGTCCCAGTCTTACGGGGAGAAACTCCCTCTAACATTTTTGTATATGGAAAAACGGGAACTGGAAAAACTGTTACCGTGAGATACGTAACAGATGATCTGATGAAGATATCCCAAAAGTACAACATACCTGTAGATGTTATTTACCTTAACTGCGAGATAGTGGATACCCAATATAGGGTGCTAGCCAATATAGTCAACCATTTTAAAGACGAAAGCAAGATAGAGGTTCCTCTTGTTGGATGGCCCACCGACGAGGTTTATACACAACTGAAAAAAGTTGTTGACATGAAAGAGCGTTTTGTAATAATAGTTCTAGACGAAATAGACAAACTCGTTAAGAAAAGTGGTGACGATATTCTCTATAGCCTCACAAGAATAAATACCGAACTCACTAAAGCAAAAGTGAGCATTATAGGGATTTCCAACGATCTACGGTTTAAGGAGTATCTAGACCCAAGAGTACTGTCAAGCCTGAGTGAGGAGGAGGTAGTATTCCCCCCTTATGACGCCAATCAACTTAGAGATATTCTAATGCAGAGAGCACAAGAAGCATTTTATGATGGAGTCTTGGATGATGCTGTTGTTCCTCTCTGTGCTGCTCTAGCGGCTAGAGAGCATGGAGATGCAAGAAGAGCCCTTGACCTACTTAGAGTTAGTGGAGAGATAGCGGAAAGAGAAATGTCCCCCAAAGTCACTGAGAGACACGTGTGGAAAGCCCAAGAAAAGATAGAACAGGATACCATGGAAGAAGTAATCAAAACATTACCGTTGCATTCAAAAATCCTCCTGTACGCTATAGTTTTACTTGACGAAAATGGCGAACTACCAGCAAACACTGGAGATGTATATTCCGTGTACAAAGACCTCTGTGATTATCTTGACCTAGAACCCTTAACACAAAGAAGAATAAGCGACTTAATAAATGAACTTGACATGCTAGGCATAGTAAATGCCAAGGTAGTAAGTAAAGGTAGGTATGGGAGGACAAAAGAGATAAGGCTCAATGTAACACCTTATAAAGTTAAAAACATATACCGCTTTGAAGAAACATTGAGGCCATTAATCTCAGTGAGCATGCTTAAGCAGAGGAGGTTATTTTATGGATGA